Proteins encoded in a region of the Raphanus sativus cultivar WK10039 chromosome 8, ASM80110v3, whole genome shotgun sequence genome:
- the LOC130499148 gene encoding BTB/POZ domain-containing protein NPY5 has protein sequence MKFMKLGSKPDSFQSEGENVRYVPSELATDVIVIIGDVKFYLHKFPLLSKSARLQKLIATTSSSNEDNEIHQEDAIEIAEIPGGPASFEICAKFCYGMTVTLNAYNVVAARCAAEFLEMHETVEKGNLVYKIEVFLNSSILQTWKDSIIVLQTTRALSPYAEELKLTGRCLDTIASKASIDTSKVDWSYTYSKKKNLDNGMRKPHAVPRDWWVEDLCDLHINLYKRVITTIESRGRVSADVIGEALHAYAIRRVPGFSKSSSSVQITDVAKYRALVGSIIELIPDEKQSVSSSFLTKLLGASFFLGCDEETGLMNRVGERLDEASLGDVMLCDVDLMQSLVDVFLKRHSQENDVAAKTLVAKLVDGYLAEKSRDSDSLTLQKFLALAEMVSSFPRQSHDGVYRAIDMFLKLHPEISKSEKKRLCRLMDCRKLSAEACAHAVQNERLPMRVVVQVLFFEQVRANSNGSSSTGDSTPEITPASRSTNTEDDRESWDTEDIKALKGELAGLRLAKNQQQESNKGKLVRGGGLGVSRVFSKLWSGKERGGEMMSSSGTSSPGSVNDDSKSSSSTSKKH, from the exons ATGAAGTTCATGAAACTTGGATCCAAACCTGACTCCTTTCAATCTGAAGGGGAAAatgttag GTATGTACCAAGTGAGTTAGCAACAGATGTTATTGTAATCATCGGTGATGTCAAGTTCTATCTCCACAag TTTCCACTGCTGTCCAAAAGCGCGCGTTTGCAGAAACTAATCGCAACAACATCATCATCCAACGAAGACAATGAGATTCATCAAGAAGATGCGATTGAAATAGCAGAGATCCCTGGTGGTCCTGCTTCGTTTGAGATCTGTGCTAAGTTCTGTTACGGCATGACCGTTACTCTAAACGCTTACAACGTAGTCGCCGCTCGCTGCGCAGCCGAGTTTCTTGAGATGCACGAAACCGTCGAAAAGGGGAATCTTGTTTACAAGATCGAAGTGTTCTTGAACTCGAGCATACTCCAAACATGGAAAGATTCCATCATCGTCCTTCAGACCACGAGAGCTTTGTCTCCATACGCTGAAGAGTTGAAGCTGACAGGGCGTTGCCTAGACACCATAGCTTCTAAAGCTTCGATAGATACTTCGAAAGTGGACTGGTCTTATACttacagcaagaagaagaacctCGACAACGGGATGAGGAAGCCACATGCTGTTCCTAGAGACTGGTGGGTCGAGGATCTTTGTGATCTtcatataaatttgtataaacGAGTGATCACTACGATAGAATCAAGAGGGAGAGTTTCAGCTGATGTTATCGGGGAAGCATTGCACGCTTATGCTATCAGAAGGGTTCCAGGTTTCAGTAAAAGTAGTAGCTCCGTACAGATCACTGACGTTGCCAAGTACAGAGCTTTGGTTGGTTCAATCATTGAGCTGATTCCTGATGAGAAACAAAGCGTTTCTTCGAGTTTCTTGACTAAGTTATTAGGAGCCTCCTTCTTTCTTGGCTGTGATGAAGAGACAGGGTTGATGAACAGAGTCGGTGAGCGTCTAGATGAGGCGAGTTTAGGTGATGTTATGCTCTGTGATGTTGACTTGATGCAGAGCTTAGTTGATGTTTTCTTGAAACGTCACTCGCAAGAAAATGATGTAGCCGCGAAAACATTGGTTGCTAAGCTTGTTGATGGCTATTTAGCTGAGAAGTCAAGGGATTCTGATAGTTTGACACTTCAGAAGTTCTTAGCACTTGCGGAAATGGTCTCAAGCTTTCCAAGACAGTCTCATGATGGAGTTTATCGCGCTATCGACATGTTTCTTAAG TTACATCCTGAGATTAGCAAAAGCGAGAAGAAGAGGTTATGCAGGCTAATGGACTGTAGAAAGCTATCAGCAGAAGCTTGCGCACACGCTGTTCAAAACGAGAGGTTACCAATGCGAGTGGTGGTACAAGTGCTCTTCTTTGAACAGGTAAGAGCTAACAGCAACGGTTCATCATCAACCGGGGACAGCACTCCAGAGATCACTCCTGCGTCAAGATCAACAAACACTGAAGATGACAGAGAGAGTTGGGACACTGAAGATATAAAAGCATTGAAAGGTGAGTTAGCAGGTCTAAGACTGGCCAAGAATCAACAGCAGGAAAGTAATAAAGGGAAGCTGGTTAGAGGAGGAGGGTTGGGAGTTTCTAGAGTGTTCTCTAAGCTTTGGTCTGGTAAAGAGAGAGGTGGAGAGATGATGAGTAGCTCAGGGACTTCGAGTCCTGGTTCTGTTAATGATGACTCTAAGTCTTCTTCTTCCACAAGTAAGAAGCATTAg